One part of the Candidatus Neomarinimicrobiota bacterium genome encodes these proteins:
- a CDS encoding TRAP transporter small permease codes for MLEKVRKYIDKVLEWIVIVIMAVMVLNVTWQVVTRFVLKNPSSFTEELARYLLIWLGLFGASYGVGKKIHLAIDVFSSRFKGKSKCYLEIFLALCTFFFALFVMVIGGIYLVSLSFELKQISAALRIKMGYVYLAIPISGAMIMFYSLVFFVENFSELRLMGKNTAKGNHNGMD; via the coding sequence ATGTTAGAAAAAGTGAGAAAATATATTGATAAAGTCTTAGAATGGATAGTGATAGTTATTATGGCAGTAATGGTTTTGAATGTAACCTGGCAGGTTGTAACGAGGTTTGTTTTAAAAAATCCCAGCTCTTTTACTGAAGAACTTGCACGATATTTACTAATATGGCTTGGATTATTTGGTGCAAGCTACGGTGTCGGGAAAAAGATTCATCTGGCAATTGATGTGTTCTCTTCAAGGTTTAAAGGGAAATCTAAATGTTACTTAGAGATCTTTCTGGCTTTATGTACTTTCTTTTTTGCCCTTTTTGTAATGGTAATTGGTGGTATTTATCTTGTTAGTTTAAGTTTTGAATTAAAACAGATTTCCGCTGCTCTTCGGATAAAAATGGGATATGTATATTTAGCTATTCCTATAAGTGGTGCAATGATAATGTTTTATAGTCTTGTATTTTTTGTTGAAAATTTTAGTGAATTAAGATTAATGGGGAAAAATACAGCTAAGGGGAATC
- a CDS encoding TRAP transporter substrate-binding protein: protein MKQVKINITILIIVIIIFSGCGVKKEGIVLRLAHSLDPSHPVHKGMVYMAKRLEELSNGNVRMVIYPSEQLGSERECVELLQIGSLAMTKISASVLEGFVPEFRVFGVPYVFRNREHFFKVVQGEIGKELLRACSKYRLMGLTYYDAGSRSFYTKEKPILSPDDLKGLKVRTMESATAIKMVKALGGSPTPIAWGELYTALQQGVVDGAENNPPSFYFSRHYEVCKYYSLDEHTSTPDVLLISLVVWESLPDSVKEIIQQAADESFEYQKKLWAETTKKCIEEVQKAGVKVYHPDKEPFMKKVEPIYEEYKKSDPLIYDLILRIRAVK from the coding sequence ATGAAGCAAGTAAAAATAAATATTACTATTCTTATTATTGTTATAATTATCTTTTCTGGATGTGGAGTGAAAAAGGAAGGTATAGTTCTACGACTTGCTCACAGCCTTGATCCTTCACATCCTGTACATAAGGGAATGGTTTACATGGCAAAGAGGCTCGAAGAACTATCCAATGGGAATGTTAGAATGGTAATATATCCTAGTGAACAGCTTGGTTCGGAAAGGGAGTGTGTAGAACTATTACAGATCGGTAGCCTTGCTATGACGAAAATATCAGCCAGTGTACTGGAAGGCTTTGTGCCAGAGTTTCGTGTTTTTGGTGTCCCTTATGTTTTCCGAAATAGGGAACACTTTTTTAAAGTTGTGCAGGGTGAGATAGGTAAGGAGCTGTTACGTGCGTGTTCTAAATATAGACTGATGGGCCTAACGTATTATGATGCTGGTAGTAGAAGTTTTTACACAAAAGAGAAGCCGATACTTAGTCCCGATGATCTCAAAGGTTTAAAGGTTAGGACTATGGAAAGCGCCACTGCCATTAAGATGGTAAAAGCTCTTGGTGGTTCTCCAACTCCAATTGCATGGGGCGAGTTATATACTGCATTACAGCAGGGTGTCGTTGATGGCGCGGAGAATAATCCACCAAGTTTTTATTTTTCAAGACATTATGAGGTCTGTAAATATTATTCATTGGATGAGCATACGTCGACCCCTGATGTTTTGCTGATAAGTCTTGTAGTGTGGGAAAGTTTACCAGATAGTGTTAAGGAAATCATTCAGCAGGCTGCTGATGAATCATTCGAGTATCAAAAAAAGCTGTGGGCTGAAACGACAAAAAAATGCATTGAGGAAGTTCAGAAGGCTGGAGTTAAAGTTTATCATCCTGATAAAGAACCTTTTATGAAAAAGGTGGAACCTATATATGAAGAATATAAAAAGTCTGATCCATTAATATATGATTTAATTTTAAGAATCAGGGCGGTAAAATGA
- a CDS encoding 5-deoxy-glucuronate isomerase, whose translation MGKKILFKNTAEKKGRNVFQTPENSYLKYLSCARIILDNEVPKVEVETKKNEFGLIVINGEGVANIEGKTFNLKKFDALYLPPGTKYVLETETNLDVAECQSPAEKGDSVKFIPFDEIKNDPNFAVDAGDATYKRKVYKMIDVNVNAERLLAGVTIGEPGNWTSWTPHEHTESKEEVYLYIDMPAPAYGVQLVYDDEVDLAYRVQQDDAVAIHRGFHPNVGIPGCGIKFVWLMAAKRAIDDRDWRYMKFQEGL comes from the coding sequence ATGGGGAAAAAAATATTATTTAAAAACACAGCAGAGAAAAAAGGAAGAAATGTGTTCCAGACACCTGAGAATTCCTATTTGAAATATTTAAGCTGCGCTAGAATTATCCTGGACAATGAAGTGCCGAAAGTTGAAGTAGAAACTAAGAAAAATGAGTTTGGTCTGATTGTCATTAATGGAGAAGGTGTTGCAAATATTGAAGGAAAGACCTTTAATTTAAAGAAATTTGATGCATTATATCTTCCACCAGGAACAAAATATGTGCTAGAAACAGAAACTAACCTTGATGTTGCGGAATGTCAATCACCTGCAGAAAAAGGTGACAGTGTAAAGTTTATTCCTTTTGATGAGATAAAAAATGATCCAAATTTTGCTGTTGATGCTGGAGATGCTACTTATAAGAGAAAAGTGTACAAAATGATAGATGTAAATGTTAATGCAGAGAGATTACTCGCTGGTGTTACAATAGGTGAGCCCGGCAACTGGACGAGCTGGACTCCCCATGAACACACTGAGTCTAAAGAGGAAGTATATCTATATATTGATATGCCAGCTCCTGCTTATGGTGTGCAGTTGGTTTATGATGATGAGGTTGATTTAGCATATAGAGTCCAGCAAGATGATGCTGTAGCAATACATAGAGGATTTCATCCAAATGTTGGTATTCCAGGATGTGGAATTAAATTTGTGTGGCTTATGGCCGCAAAAAGAGCCATAGACGATAGAGATTGGAGGTATATGAAATTTCAAGAAGGTTTGTAA
- a CDS encoding glycoside hydrolase family 88 protein: MVKRLTSLVIFLCVIVNHNFILSETKPWSIRMAESTMKNYWVGGSRGWNYEIGTVLNAYKELYKRTEDKRFLQFIIDTVDVCVLSNGLVKYYDPLEYNIDQIKEGGMLLFLYKMTGKEKFKKAAQLLRFQLATHPRTASGGFWHKKIYPYQMWLDGLYMGEPYYIEYIMTFNEPESADDVVKQFVIMEQQARDPETGLLYHGWDESREQSWADPYSGVSPEFWGRAMGWYAMALVDVLDWLPENHPGYNRVVAILNRLAEAITKVQDPKTGLWWQVLDKGGWKDNYLESSASSMFVYSMLKGVRKGWLDKKYLKVALRGYEGIINEFITENPDGTITIEKTCAGAGLGYGRDGTYNYYIYQTKVRRNDGKAIGPFILASIEREILGKAPYRVRAEYDSTVSAVKISWKEDIKRELGFVVERGERYKDFKKIGDVGKNVTYIFDKDVQEGSTYTYRVKAIYRDGTYSYNSDWVEIYIPDRLKDFKRFKSKDGLWIFDYDSGVVIEDKGYYKNNAVAFNIKDDSWVSDTKGKYLYFDGKDDYVIIPGYRKYNFEDSSFKIEVLVKPEGDGVVFERSKKCVTGYSSSLRLYIKDSKLWLKIRGERDLINNEIFKVKNGEWVKITVIRNKDTRKLIVLVNDKLVLEIIDNIGKIPMVGNFVLGNSADSRFPFKGGIKLFQISNELSHNCQHRID; the protein is encoded by the coding sequence ATGGTAAAAAGATTAACCTCGCTAGTCATATTTTTATGTGTAATCGTAAACCATAACTTTATACTTTCCGAGACAAAGCCATGGTCAATACGGATGGCTGAATCTACGATGAAAAATTATTGGGTAGGAGGTAGCCGCGGATGGAATTATGAAATTGGTACGGTGTTGAATGCCTATAAAGAGTTATACAAGCGGACTGAGGATAAAAGGTTTTTACAATTCATAATAGATACTGTTGATGTATGCGTTTTGTCCAATGGTCTTGTAAAATATTATGATCCCCTGGAATATAATATCGATCAGATAAAAGAAGGTGGAATGTTACTTTTTCTATATAAGATGACAGGAAAGGAGAAATTCAAAAAAGCCGCACAGCTTTTGAGATTTCAATTGGCTACTCATCCGAGAACAGCCAGTGGTGGATTCTGGCATAAAAAGATTTATCCATATCAAATGTGGCTTGATGGATTGTATATGGGAGAACCTTATTACATAGAGTATATAATGACATTTAATGAACCAGAAAGTGCTGATGATGTGGTAAAACAGTTTGTTATAATGGAGCAGCAGGCAAGAGATCCGGAAACAGGATTGTTATATCATGGATGGGATGAGTCGAGAGAGCAGAGCTGGGCTGATCCGTATTCGGGGGTTTCACCTGAATTCTGGGGAAGAGCTATGGGATGGTATGCAATGGCTCTTGTTGATGTGCTGGATTGGTTGCCGGAAAATCATCCAGGTTATAATAGAGTTGTAGCAATTCTTAATAGACTTGCTGAGGCCATAACAAAAGTACAGGATCCAAAAACTGGACTGTGGTGGCAGGTTTTAGATAAAGGTGGCTGGAAGGATAATTATCTTGAGTCATCAGCTTCATCAATGTTTGTTTATTCTATGCTAAAAGGGGTTAGAAAAGGATGGCTTGATAAAAAGTATTTAAAAGTTGCTTTAAGGGGTTATGAAGGGATAATAAATGAATTCATCACCGAAAATCCAGATGGTACCATTACTATTGAGAAGACATGTGCTGGAGCAGGCCTTGGGTATGGGCGCGATGGGACATATAATTATTATATATATCAAACAAAAGTAAGAAGAAACGATGGTAAAGCAATTGGTCCTTTTATACTTGCCTCGATTGAAAGGGAAATATTGGGTAAAGCACCATATAGAGTAAGAGCGGAGTATGATTCTACGGTTAGTGCTGTGAAAATTTCATGGAAGGAAGATATTAAAAGAGAATTAGGTTTTGTAGTTGAAAGGGGTGAAAGATATAAAGATTTTAAAAAGATAGGAGATGTTGGTAAAAATGTAACGTATATTTTTGATAAAGATGTTCAGGAAGGTAGCACATATACATACCGAGTTAAAGCTATTTACAGAGACGGTACTTATTCTTATAATTCTGATTGGGTAGAAATTTATATTCCAGATAGATTAAAAGATTTTAAAAGATTTAAATCTAAAGATGGGTTATGGATTTTTGATTACGACAGTGGAGTAGTAATTGAAGACAAAGGTTATTATAAGAATAACGCTGTTGCCTTTAATATAAAAGATGATTCCTGGGTCAGTGATACGAAAGGTAAATATCTATATTTTGATGGTAAAGATGACTATGTTATCATTCCAGGCTATCGAAAATATAATTTTGAAGATTCAAGTTTTAAGATAGAAGTCCTTGTTAAGCCTGAAGGTGATGGAGTAGTTTTTGAACGGTCAAAAAAATGTGTAACTGGCTATTCTTCATCTTTAAGATTATACATTAAAGATAGTAAATTATGGTTGAAAATTAGAGGAGAAAGGGATCTGATAAATAATGAGATTTTTAAAGTAAAAAATGGTGAATGGGTAAAGATAACGGTAATAAGAAATAAAGACACGAGAAAGCTTATAGTACTTGTAAATGACAAATTGGTATTAGAAATCATAGATAATATAGGAAAAATCCCGATGGTTGGGAATTTTGTATTGGGTAATAGTGCTGATAGTAGGTTTCCTTTCAAGGGTGGTATTAAGCTATTTCAAATATCAAACGAACTATCCCATAACTGTCAACATCGGATAGATTAG
- a CDS encoding glycoside hydrolase family 28 protein, with the protein MRAKISFIILFLCFKVLFPLDLCGVKTEINDYMDKSPIKFKIEMPEFHDKEYDIRDFGASQSLDMLNTDAIQKAIDECSNNGGGRVIIPPGYWLTGPIEIKSDVNLHLERGAILAFTEDHTEYSLIKLPESHVYANASPIYAINAENIAITGEGIIDGNGDSWRPVKRYKLTSSQWNKLVSRGGVVDRTGDIWWPNKDALESMRYFASVGEKDLKKEDYLKMKEFLRPYMVYIVNCDRVMIDGVILQNSPSFALHVMRSKNIIVRNVKVTNEWWFQNADGLDFSSCRNVIVYKNFVNTGDDAICLKSGKTKHFPKNALPTKNVLVVDNVIYHGHGGFVIGSNTSGGIRNVYVANNLMTWTDTGLRFKSGRDRGGKVENIIIENIRMREIQREAVIFNMYYEDDTSTGLREKIKKRLYPEFKNIIFKDIICDGAERAVYIKDQEENFIHNIQFNNLEIKAREGLIAHNTKDIKFQSCRFYIEESPLFYLRNCKNIEIDSISSGNSLDTFLYLEGELTKSIEVGEFEHNIFKNKYRVGDGAKLSEIIKMEE; encoded by the coding sequence ATGAGGGCTAAGATATCTTTTATTATATTGTTTTTATGTTTCAAAGTACTGTTCCCACTTGATTTGTGTGGAGTAAAAACTGAGATTAATGACTACATGGACAAGTCGCCAATAAAATTTAAAATAGAAATGCCTGAATTTCATGATAAAGAATATGATATCAGAGATTTTGGGGCAAGCCAATCTTTGGACATGTTGAATACAGATGCAATTCAGAAGGCTATAGATGAATGTTCAAATAATGGTGGTGGTAGAGTTATAATACCACCTGGCTATTGGTTGACAGGTCCAATTGAAATAAAGAGCGATGTAAATCTTCACCTTGAACGAGGTGCTATACTTGCTTTTACAGAGGATCATACAGAGTATTCATTAATTAAATTGCCTGAAAGCCATGTATATGCCAATGCAAGTCCTATATATGCAATTAATGCTGAGAATATTGCTATTACTGGAGAGGGTATAATTGATGGAAATGGTGATTCATGGAGACCGGTTAAAAGATATAAACTTACCAGTTCTCAATGGAATAAGCTTGTGTCTCGGGGTGGAGTGGTAGATAGAACAGGTGACATATGGTGGCCAAACAAAGATGCACTTGAGAGCATGAGGTATTTTGCCTCGGTAGGTGAAAAAGATTTGAAAAAAGAAGATTACCTAAAAATGAAAGAGTTCTTACGGCCGTATATGGTTTATATTGTAAACTGTGACCGGGTTATGATAGATGGTGTAATATTGCAGAATTCACCTTCTTTTGCATTACATGTGATGAGAAGTAAAAATATTATAGTGAGAAATGTTAAAGTTACAAATGAATGGTGGTTTCAGAATGCCGATGGTCTCGATTTTTCATCTTGCAGGAATGTTATAGTTTACAAGAATTTTGTTAATACAGGTGACGACGCTATATGTTTGAAGTCAGGAAAAACGAAACATTTCCCTAAGAATGCTCTCCCAACTAAAAACGTGCTGGTGGTTGATAATGTAATTTACCATGGACATGGTGGCTTTGTTATAGGGAGTAATACAAGTGGTGGGATTAGAAATGTCTATGTTGCAAATAATTTGATGACCTGGACAGATACTGGTTTGAGGTTTAAAAGTGGTAGAGATAGAGGTGGTAAAGTTGAAAATATTATAATAGAAAATATTAGGATGAGAGAGATTCAGAGAGAGGCAGTAATTTTTAATATGTACTATGAGGATGATACTTCAACAGGTTTGCGGGAAAAAATTAAAAAAAGATTATATCCAGAATTCAAGAATATTATTTTTAAAGATATAATATGCGATGGCGCTGAACGGGCGGTTTATATAAAAGATCAAGAAGAAAATTTTATTCATAATATACAGTTTAATAATCTTGAAATTAAGGCAAGGGAAGGGTTAATTGCCCATAATACAAAGGATATTAAATTTCAATCATGTCGTTTTTATATAGAGGAGTCACCACTTTTTTATCTAAGAAATTGTAAAAATATAGAAATTGACAGTATATCTTCAGGGAATAGTCTCGATACATTTTTGTATTTAGAAGGTGAATTAACCAAATCCATTGAAGTTGGGGAATTTGAACATAATATATTTAAAAATAAATACCGGGTTGGAGATGGTGCAAAATTGAGTGAAATAATTAAAATGGAGGAGTAA
- a CDS encoding pectin esterase yields the protein MLVKIFPLENFIVVDKSGNGNFRSLSEAIQSLPMYVYERVTIKLKKGYYNERVRIDRNYITIEGQDRDSCIISFDIPRDRWENNRDWIGPGVINIYADDIILKNLTIENTQPRKDIHAFAIYGFGKRIIVDNCNILSNGGDTFALWDYKNGMYYIRNCYIRGAVDFFCPRGWCYVKNTNFYQVRKTATLWHCGFYDSTQKLVVKNCYFDGVSGFKLGRYHYDAKFYLINCKFSKNLADKPIYYVKNKNPERNNPIYSSKQVFYYNCKNEGKDYSWYRNNVDKIGAGNPEVIDARWVFDDRWNPEDTLNISVVGYNILNEREIVLYFSDIVTPLGNVKFKNTKGTVFQLKNMRLNDINKLSFMVNNKIEESQLMGNMKIIEGKIIATEAYLKERKLPDKFKIIR from the coding sequence TTGTTAGTAAAAATATTCCCATTGGAAAATTTTATAGTAGTTGATAAAAGTGGAAACGGAAATTTTAGAAGCTTGTCTGAAGCGATACAATCTCTACCTATGTATGTTTACGAAAGGGTTACTATAAAATTAAAAAAGGGATATTACAATGAAAGAGTAAGAATTGATAGAAACTATATAACAATAGAAGGTCAGGATAGAGATAGCTGTATTATAAGTTTTGATATTCCCCGGGATAGGTGGGAGAACAACAGAGATTGGATTGGACCTGGAGTCATTAATATTTATGCCGATGATATAATTTTAAAAAATTTGACAATTGAAAATACTCAACCGAGAAAAGATATACATGCCTTTGCTATTTATGGTTTTGGTAAAAGAATAATTGTTGATAATTGTAATATCTTGAGCAATGGTGGGGACACGTTCGCTCTATGGGATTATAAAAATGGGATGTATTATATCAGAAACTGTTACATAAGAGGAGCAGTTGATTTTTTTTGTCCAAGGGGTTGGTGTTATGTAAAAAATACAAATTTCTATCAAGTTAGAAAAACAGCTACTCTCTGGCATTGTGGATTTTATGATAGTACTCAGAAGCTTGTGGTAAAGAATTGCTATTTCGATGGTGTATCAGGATTTAAACTCGGCAGATATCATTATGATGCGAAGTTTTATTTAATCAACTGTAAATTCTCAAAAAATCTTGCAGATAAACCAATATACTATGTAAAAAATAAAAATCCTGAGAGAAATAATCCGATATATTCATCAAAACAGGTATTTTATTATAATTGTAAGAACGAAGGGAAAGATTACAGTTGGTATCGGAACAATGTTGATAAAATCGGGGCGGGAAATCCTGAAGTTATTGACGCGAGATGGGTTTTTGATGATAGGTGGAATCCAGAGGATACATTAAATATTTCAGTAGTGGGATATAATATTCTAAATGAAAGGGAAATAGTCCTCTATTTTAGTGATATTGTGACTCCTCTTGGTAACGTGAAGTTTAAAAATACAAAAGGTACAGTCTTTCAGTTGAAAAATATGCGATTGAATGATATAAATAAACTTAGTTTCATGGTAAATAATAAAATAGAGGAAAGTCAGTTAATGGGAAATATGAAAATTATAGAAGGAAAAATTATAGCTACGGAAGCATATTTGAAAGAGAGAAAGCTTCCAGACAAATTTAAAATAATAAGGTGA
- a CDS encoding glycoside hydrolase family 88 protein, with protein MIFPRKLNQLKKLEILIFLIITHSFIHSQDYLDWAEKVAESVMMRNPDVYNNGNWDYVTGTVLRGFQELWYETGKEKYFNYIKSTVDFSVRNDGSIKGYNITEYNLDEINEGRIVLFLYEETGDSRYKKAADLLRKQLKDQPRTSDGGFWHKERYPYQMWLDGLYMASPFYAYYGKLFNEPENFDDVVLQLSLMEKHARDTETGLLYHGWNETKEQDWANDVTGCSSEFWGRAIGWYSMALVDVLDYLPVDYTLRDSVIHIFQRLSIALKNFQDDSIGVWWQVVDKAGWEGNYPEASASCMFVYSLAKGIRLGYIDKKKFLPVVKKGFEGILKEFVVENQDGSITLTKICKTAGLGGYGRDGSYEYYVSKTDIVDNDGKGIGPFITGCIELARLFSFEPVDKNGNIPYEFELNVYPNPFNNVLEISFSIPEDGYVSLDLYDILGRKVQNLFSGKKRMGEYEFNFIDQGLSTGVYFCLLKSGNSRIVKKITLLK; from the coding sequence ATGATATTTCCTAGGAAGCTAAATCAATTGAAGAAATTAGAAATATTAATTTTTTTAATAATAACGCACTCGTTTATACATAGCCAGGATTATCTCGATTGGGCGGAGAAAGTTGCTGAATCTGTAATGATGCGAAATCCGGATGTTTACAATAACGGTAACTGGGACTATGTTACTGGTACAGTTTTAAGGGGTTTTCAGGAGTTATGGTATGAAACAGGTAAAGAAAAATACTTTAATTATATAAAAAGTACTGTTGATTTTTCTGTAAGAAATGATGGTTCAATTAAGGGATACAATATTACAGAATATAATCTCGATGAGATAAATGAAGGAAGAATTGTGTTGTTTCTTTATGAAGAAACAGGTGATTCCAGATACAAGAAAGCTGCAGATTTGTTACGAAAGCAATTAAAGGACCAGCCAAGAACTAGTGATGGCGGATTTTGGCATAAAGAAAGATATCCTTATCAAATGTGGCTTGATGGACTTTATATGGCTTCACCGTTTTACGCATATTACGGGAAATTATTTAACGAACCAGAAAATTTTGATGATGTTGTGCTTCAACTCTCTTTGATGGAAAAACATGCAAGGGATACGGAGACGGGTTTGTTATATCACGGTTGGAATGAGACGAAGGAGCAGGACTGGGCAAATGACGTTACTGGTTGTTCTTCTGAGTTCTGGGGAAGAGCAATTGGCTGGTATTCGATGGCACTTGTGGATGTACTGGATTATCTGCCGGTTGATTATACATTGCGGGATAGCGTCATCCATATATTTCAAAGATTAAGTATTGCTTTGAAAAATTTTCAGGATGATTCAATAGGTGTCTGGTGGCAGGTTGTTGATAAAGCAGGATGGGAAGGGAATTATCCCGAGGCTTCTGCATCCTGCATGTTTGTGTATTCCCTGGCAAAGGGTATAAGATTGGGATATATTGATAAGAAAAAATTCCTTCCTGTTGTTAAAAAAGGATTTGAAGGTATTTTAAAGGAATTTGTCGTTGAGAATCAGGATGGATCAATCACTTTGACAAAAATCTGTAAAACTGCAGGTCTTGGTGGCTATGGCAGAGATGGGAGTTATGAGTATTATGTATCCAAGACGGATATTGTAGATAATGATGGGAAAGGAATTGGTCCGTTTATAACTGGCTGCATAGAGCTTGCAAGACTTTTTAGTTTCGAACCAGTTGATAAAAATGGTAATATCCCCTATGAATTTGAATTAAACGTTTATCCAAATCCTTTTAATAATGTTTTAGAAATTTCATTTTCAATCCCCGAAGATGGGTATGTTAGTCTTGATCTGTATGATATCCTGGGCAGAAAAGTTCAAAATCTTTTTTCAGGTAAAAAAAGAATGGGAGAATATGAATTTAATTTCATAGACCAGGGACTTAGTACAGGAGTATATTTTTGTTTGTTGAAATCTGGAAATAGTAGAATTGTAAAAAAGATAACATTATTAAAATGA
- a CDS encoding glycosyl hydrolase 43 family protein: MKSYIRFTLTFVLIFFIEVLIGGDLPWVPDIGNGYYKNPIIYADYSDPDVIKVGDDFFMTASSFNCVPALPILHSKDLVNWEIINYAIKRLPDKAFDLPQHGCGVWAPSIRYHDGYFYIFYGDPDRGIYMVRTNDIYGEWEPPVLIKEAKGWIDPCPLWDDDGNAYIVHAFARSRAGIKSILHVCKMSPDGKKILDDGVLIFDGRKTQPTIEGPKFYKMRGYYYIFAPAGGVKNGWQTVLRSKNVYGPYEEKIVMHQGNTDINGPHQGGYIELDNGEGWFVHFQDRDVYGRIVHLQPVKWINDWPLIGVDIDGDGIGEPVYKYRKPEVGRTYPIKVPQTVDEFNSDKLGLQWQWHANYYDDWYSLVEKEGFLRLYCQKKPEVSKNNLWMVPNLLLQKLPAPEFSAYSLIKLNLSNVSDRAGLIVFGCDYSFIGVEKRNDGIYLVKVVCINANEQGSEIVEYQRKINKEKIYFKVRVKNGAVCEFYYSFNGKKYKKVGEDFIAKPGHWIGAKIGLFAVTDSIETGYVDIDYFRILKK; the protein is encoded by the coding sequence ATGAAAAGCTATATAAGGTTTACTTTAACATTTGTTTTAATTTTCTTTATCGAGGTCTTAATTGGTGGTGATTTACCCTGGGTTCCCGATATAGGTAATGGTTATTATAAAAACCCCATAATATATGCAGATTACTCGGACCCTGATGTCATAAAAGTCGGTGATGACTTTTTTATGACAGCATCGAGTTTCAATTGCGTTCCTGCTCTCCCTATTCTACATTCAAAAGACCTTGTGAATTGGGAGATTATTAATTATGCCATAAAGAGATTACCCGATAAAGCTTTTGACCTTCCTCAGCATGGTTGTGGCGTCTGGGCACCTTCAATTAGATATCACGATGGTTATTTCTACATTTTTTATGGTGATCCTGACAGGGGAATTTATATGGTAAGAACTAATGATATATATGGGGAATGGGAACCACCTGTTTTAATAAAGGAAGCTAAAGGTTGGATTGATCCATGTCCTCTCTGGGATGATGATGGGAATGCGTATATAGTTCATGCCTTTGCAAGATCGAGGGCGGGTATAAAAAGTATTCTTCATGTTTGCAAAATGAGTCCTGATGGTAAAAAGATACTGGACGATGGAGTGCTCATTTTTGATGGTAGAAAAACACAACCGACAATAGAAGGTCCAAAATTTTACAAGATGAGAGGCTACTATTATATATTTGCCCCTGCTGGAGGAGTTAAAAATGGGTGGCAGACTGTGTTAAGATCGAAGAATGTGTATGGACCTTATGAAGAAAAAATTGTCATGCATCAAGGTAATACTGATATAAATGGTCCTCATCAAGGAGGATATATCGAACTAGATAATGGCGAGGGATGGTTTGTACATTTTCAGGATAGGGATGTATATGGAAGGATTGTTCATCTGCAACCAGTAAAATGGATTAATGATTGGCCGTTGATTGGTGTGGATATAGATGGAGATGGAATTGGTGAGCCTGTATACAAGTATAGAAAACCAGAAGTTGGAAGAACTTATCCCATTAAAGTCCCACAAACAGTGGATGAGTTTAATTCAGATAAGTTAGGTTTACAATGGCAATGGCATGCGAATTATTATGATGATTGGTATTCATTAGTTGAAAAAGAAGGATTTTTAAGACTTTATTGTCAAAAGAAACCTGAAGTAAGTAAAAATAATCTCTGGATGGTGCCAAATCTTTTGTTACAAAAATTACCTGCTCCCGAATTCTCAGCTTATTCTTTGATAAAGCTTAATCTGAGCAATGTAAGTGATAGAGCAGGTTTGATAGTTTTTGGATGTGATTACTCGTTTATTGGAGTGGAGAAAAGAAACGATGGAATTTATCTAGTTAAGGTCGTTTGTATAAACGCCAATGAACAGGGTAGTGAGATTGTTGAATATCAGAGGAAAATAAATAAAGAGAAGATATATTTCAAAGTAAGAGTTAAAAATGGGGCTGTGTGTGAGTTTTATTATAGTTTTAACGGAAAAAAATACAAGAAAGTAGGTGAGGATTTTATTGCAAAGCCCGGTCATTGGATAGGAGCAAAAATTGGTCTTTTTGCAGTAACAGATTCTATTGAGACGGGATATGTGGATATTGACTATTTTAGAATATTGAAAAAATGA